A stretch of the Arachis stenosperma cultivar V10309 chromosome 6, arast.V10309.gnm1.PFL2, whole genome shotgun sequence genome encodes the following:
- the LOC130933867 gene encoding WEB family protein At1g75720: MMVATRKGEIDTKPPFRSVKEAVSLFADKLLYASQFKQSEAIMENRVIIDEPLSLSHEAIEAELEETKQNLQKAKEETMSMAHCLSSLQEELELTRQELQQLKQESMGKHHPIMQEEEEEAVIIKNNVTKFDDDELQKKRYETFANTPSLTHIISPSPQPLTVEVEKLKRHHSFGSEKKKKNKIKPLMPLIGFGGIFSKKKGNNY, from the exons ATGATGGTGGCTACAAGAAAGGGAGAGATAGATACAAAGCCTCCCTTTCGCTCTGTCAAAGAAGCTGTCTCTTTATTCGCTGACAAACTTCTCTATGCATCTCAATTCAAACAG AGTGAAGCAATAATGGAAAATAGGGTTATTATTGATGAGCCTTTGAGCCTGAGTCATGAAGCCATTGAAGCTGAGCTTGAAGAGACAAAGCAAAACCTTCAAAAAGCTAAAGAAGAAACCATGTCAATGGCGCATTGTCTTTCTTCATTGCAAGAAGAGCTTGAACTCACAAGGCAAGAGCTTCAACAATTGAAGCAAGAATCCATGGGCAAGCATCATCCCATAatgcaagaagaagaagaagaagcggttattattaaaaataatgtaacaaagtttgatgatgatgaattgCAAAAGAAAAGGTATGAGACTTTTGCAAATACACCCTCATTAACTCATATTATTTCACCGTCACCACAACCGCTTACAGTTGAAGTTGAAAAATTGAAGAGGCACCATTCATTTGGgagtgagaagaagaagaagaataagatcAAGCCACTTATGCCACTCATTGGTTTTGGAGGTATcttttcaaagaaaaagggaaacaattattaa
- the LOC130932969 gene encoding hexokinase-2, chloroplastic codes for MSVIAVGSFLPPPPPYRRIKPRFTTMVSLRSDAVSVAETSSILRKLKEECATPLPVLRQVADAMSADMRAGLAAAHGLPMIPSFVEDLPTGNEKGLFYALDLGGTNFRVLRVQLGGNNERVVATDFDQVSIPPQLMSATCEELFDFIALGLAKLAAKDDGRFNLSPGKKGEIGFTFSFPVRQTSIDSGILVKWTKGFAVSGAAGRDVVACLNEAMERQGLDMRVSALVNDAVATLAGAEYWDNDVAVAIILGTGTNACYVEQIDAIPKLQGHVSSSGKMIISTEWGAFSKPLPLTEFDRAMDAASINPGEQIFEKTISGMYLGEIVRLVLLEMAATGELFGKSIPENLYTPFILGTPDLCAMQQDKSGDLQGVGSLLYDKARVESTFSARKTVLEVCDTIVKRGGSLAGAGIVAILQKMEEDSKGVIFGKRTVVAIDGGLYENYPQYRTYMQDSVKELIGSEKSNNLVIEHSKDGSGIGAALLAATNSMYKHDF; via the exons ATGTCAGTTATTGCCGTTGGATCATTCCTCCCGCCACCGCCGCCGTACCGGAGGATCAAGCCTCGCTTCACGACCATGGTGTCTCTCCGATCCGACGCTGTATCGGTTGCAGAAACAAGCAGCATATTGAGGAAGCTGAAGGAAGAGTGCGCCACGCCTCTTCCCGTACTTCGTCAAGTGGCGGATGCCATGTCAGCTGACATGAGAGCTGGCCTCGCCGCCGCACACGGCCTTCCCATGATACCCTCCTTCGTTGAGGATCTTCCCACTGG GAATGAGAAGGGATTGTTCTATGCTTTGGACCTTGGTGGAACCAACTTCCGTGTGCTGAGGGTGCAGTTGGGCGGAAACAATGAGCGTGTCGTCGCCACCGACTTCGACCAAGTGTCCATACCTCCTCAGCTTATGTCTGCTACATGTGAG GAGCTTTTTGATTTCATTGCTTTAGGACTAGCAAAACTCGCGGCAAAAGATGATGGTAGATTCAATTTGTCGCCTGGAAAGAAGGGAGAAATCGGGTTCACGTTTTCATTTCCAGTGAGGCAGACATCTATTGACTCCGGCATACTAGTCAAGTGGACCAAAGGTTTTGCAGTCAGTGGAGCA GCAGGAAGAGATGTGGTTGCTTGTTTGAATGAGGCTATGGAGAGGCAAGGACTAGATATGCGAGTCTCTGCTCTG GTGAATGATGCTGTGGCAACATTAGCTGGAGCAGAATATTGGGACAATGATGTTGCAGTTGCTATCATTTTAGGTACCGGAACCAATGCCTGCTATGTTGAGCAAATTGATGCCATTCCTAAGTTACAAGGTCATGTCTCCTCTTCTGGGAAAATG ATTATTAGTACAGAGTGGGGAGCATTCTCAAAACCTCTCCCTTTAACTGAGTTTGATAGAGCAATGGATGCTGCTAGTATCAACCCTGGTGAGCAG ATCTTTGAAAAGACAATCTCAGGAATGTATCTAGGGGAAATTGTGAGACTAGTGCTTCTGGAAATGGCTGCAACTGGTGAATTGTTTGGGAAATCAATCCCAGAAAATTTATATACGCCTTTCATACTTGG gACCCCAGATCTATGTGCCATGCAGCAGGACAAGTCAGGTGATTTACAAGGCGTTGGGTCCCTCCTCTATGATAAAGCAAGA GTTGAGTCCACTTTTAGTGCAAGGAAAACCGTTTTAGAGGTTTGTGACACAATTGTGAAGCGGGGTGGAAGCTTAGCAGGTGCAGGAATTGTGGCGATTCTGCAAAAAATGGAGGAGGATTCAAAAGGAGTGATCTTTGGAAAGAGAACAGTTGTGGCCATTGATGGAGGCTTATATGAAAATTATCCTCAATACAGGACATATATGCAAGATTCGGTCAAAGAGCTCATAGGATCAGAGAAGTCAAACAATTTGGTAATTGAACATTCAAAAGATGGATCTGGCATAGGTGCTGCTCTTTTGGCAGCTACAAACTCCATGTACAAGCATGACTTCTAG
- the LOC130935698 gene encoding AP-2 complex subunit sigma, translating into MIRFILLQNRQGKTRLAKYYVPLEDSEKHKVEYEVHRLVVNRDPKYTNFVEFRTHKVIYRRYAGLFFSLCVDITDNELAYLECIHLFVEILDHFFSNVCELDLVFNFHKVYLILDEFILAGELQETSKKAIIERMGELEKLE; encoded by the exons ATG ATCCGATTCATTCTGCTGCAGAACAGGCAGGGGAAAACCCGTTTGGCGAAATACTATGTCCCTCTCGAGGATTCCGAGAAGCACAAGGTCGAATACGAGGTTCATCGCCTCGTTGTTAATCGAGACCCCAAATACACTAACTTCGTTGAG TTTAGGACTCACAAGGTAATATATAGGAGATATGCTGGCTTGTTCTTCTCTCTATGTGTTGACATTACTGATAATGAGCTTGCTTACTTGGAGTGCATCCATCTATTTGTGGAGATTTTGGATCACTTCTTTAGCAATGTGTGTGAGCTTGACTTGGTCTTCAACTTCCATAAG GTATATCTTATACTTGATGAATTCATTCTAGCGGGTGAATTGCAAGAAACTAGTAAGAAg GCTATCATAGAGAGAATGGGGGAACTAGAAAAACTTGAGTAA